The Toxorhynchites rutilus septentrionalis strain SRP chromosome 1, ASM2978413v1, whole genome shotgun sequence genome contains the following window.
CGAACATATAAACAGCAATTAAAATAGTTTTaactacaaaaatttaaaaattcacgaTGTTTGTTttctacggaatttgctaatgcaaacattttatcattggttttgactgccacttttttgcaaatgctcaatattataaattataggctgtatcgatacctgtaaatgatgtgaaaatgtagcctaaaacccaaaaaatttcaagactctcattattcaactatttataacattaaagttcagtaaatttacatttaaaatgaagtgttcggaatttgaatcaagtttctatgtatgattcaaattccgaacactacttcaatactaaattttaatgaatatttctgcataaaatatcatttattTCATCTTTTTTAGCACTGCATCTCatcttttctagcacttaacatgaaaaaagcaaccaaaaaattgaaagaactacaaaaactaaaaaattaacgCTACCTGTTTTTATGCATTTTATCtctggttttgactgtcacttttttgcaaatgtttaatattttaaattataggctatatcaatgcctgtaaatgatgttgaaaatgtagcttatacctcaaagaatatcagggctttcattatttaattatttataacattaaagtgtagtaaatttacatttaaaaatgaagtgttcggaatttgagactgttcggaatatgagacaaaacggtattacaaaacatctttccaatccCCCCAGACACAGAGTACTACATTCTTCGGGTGAAGATCTGCTTTTGGGGTAGCTAATGCATTGCTAATGCGTTTGCATTGCGTTTAATAAGCAAGTCGTAGATGGAGATGCGATCCATCAAATGTGGGGCAAATTGTAGCCGAAATTTACGTGATCAAGCTTCACCAGATGCTCATGAACAGTGAGTTcttaattcaattcaattcacgtGTTTTTTATgggcacgaactttccggacaacccaataacATATACCTCATAATGTACTGTGAAATAATGTGTCTCTAGTTCGTAGGGTAGATGTATTCATAATAAGGTTCATTTTATTCTACGGGTACAAGAATAGAATTTGTACCCGTTTTCTCAATAACACACTGTTGATACCTGTGTCTAGAAAACGTGTTGGTTACTCTCCAGTATCAGTTTGAAGTCCACGAAGGAAGCAAGTGTTACGTCCTGTACTATtttgaaatttgtaaaaatatttCACCAAACACGTAGCAAAAAAGTTATACGGACCGCTATGGATCGATCCCCGAAGTTACCTCAGGCTGGATGTGGATTCTACGGTGCCGTAGCACAGAATAACCAATTTTGTATACGATACGCAACGTTGAACAAACCCAAGGAACCTTCGGTAGGCAAAACGGCTGAGTCACCCGTGGCATCACTACCCACCGCAGGGGCAGCATACTTCCGGAGAGATTTACGGCAGTAGCTGGCCCAAGAAACGTCGATACAGGTTTCACGCGGCAACCAGATCCCTTCTACATAGTAAAGACTAACCGAGAGAAGTGACCGAaagtaggaaaaaaacaaaaccaataGCTGATCCTTTGAAaatgttaacgttaattttaacgTAAATTTTATAATGAATGAGCAGTATTAAGCATAAACCTGTTTTCAAgttgtcaatattttttcattcgaGCCTCGGAATGGACAACTCAGTATACTCGAATGTGCATCTTTCTATTTTTCTGAGAATTTAGTTGACGCTTAATTACTAACAAAAATATTCACAGACAGAACAAAGAAACAGAACAAAGAGATGTGCAATTTCTTAGAAAATGACACAATTTATTTGTGTTCGAAAAACAGCAATTGATTGTTTCAGCAAAAAAGGAGCGTGTTAATATAGTCTTAGGATATGAATGACTATCAGAATAaacatataaaatatataattgacaAATACGAAATGATGCAAAAGTTCCTAATTTTTACAAGTTCTAATATTATAGCTGTGAACAAAAGTGCAAAATGgaggaaataaaaatgttttattgatAAATCTATTGTGAGTACATAATCAATTATGTTTATTGTTCCATGAGCATCGTTACATAACTACCCATTCATCGTATTTTACCCTAACCAGAAACAATAAGTTGAAACGTCGCTGACAACAACGCCAATTTCTGAGAATCTCATATATTGTCGTAATATTGTGAGATTGTAGGTCAGTTTAATTCTTTGAAAATACTTCGGTGTCGCATGATAGAAAAAAtacataggggtagtgggggcaaagtgatcACCTGCTTGGAAACCTGCTAAGGAATTcatcgtgaaatttagtttattcaatctgatgtattggacaaatcatcagtttagacgactgttcacatattctaggaggggtgaacacatattttgtttaatctcagcgattaattagcatagaaattacattgatgttggggggcaaagtggtcataggtgaataacgacttacaatgttctgttcacTAAAGCCACTCTAACTTTCGTTATTTAGGCTCTAGTTTTATATTTAAATAAAACGCTTCGAATTATATCTATATATGTAAGTCAACATAATAATTTAGTACAACTCACACACAACACATACACTTACCTTTTGGAAGCTGCAATCCTTGATGCGTAAGTCGAAGAATCTAGAATTTGCTACTTGGCATGAGTCATAGAAAAAATCTGCCATTTCCTGGTTGACCTCGGTGCTGAAAACATGCACTATAACCATCAAGATCATTCAGTTTAGTAGTGACAGAATAATAGATATCGATCATCAAAAAGATTGAAGGAATCAGGTAATAAGAACCAGCGAACACTTCGGCCAGTTTATTCAGACCGAATAGGATCAGCATCCTAGCATAGCCAGTAGCCAGACATCTATTTTGTTAATAGGATCCGTTAACTTTCCCGCTAAGAAAGCCGTTGAAAGTGTGCTCATTTCATGGCACAGCATCCAATTAAGCCCAGTGAGCTTAAGTCTCTGTAACCGTGAACTACAGGATTAACCATCTCTTCGAGTGGATCAGTACCAGCACAGCCACGAGATTCCGTTTGATCACACTAGAGAACGCATCAGAATCAGCAGCAGCCGGCCGGCCATCACACCACACTTCCAAACACAGGcacaaaatttaatatttacctGTTTTGCATTGAGTGATAGTGAGCCTTTGATACGCGAAATCACCTCAAACACGAggaaagccgaccctgagagcaTACAGCCTCAAGCTCGTGCTAGCTACAATAAAAGAGGCCTTGAGTGCCCAAACTCAATAATCCCCGAGGCTTAGACCAGGGATTGAGGTTAGAGGGAGGTCCGTCTGACCCCGCGAGAGTAATAggatgcatgagaaaatttaaattgagactctaaataaataggccaagcttatttcatacatgtacctactatatcaaatattatttgaacaaatttggacgaaaaaacgcataaatcaatcccatttagcttgatatgtgcgtgtgaccactttgcccccactaggtggccactttacctccaagcaaaaaaaaaagttcgattttcacctttttttttctaatgataaaAAGTTTActactttaatttttatagtaaaagccgtttgctatcttgaacaacaatgagttgaactataatattcttcgagaaacgggaattgaagcggtgtgtggacgctggaaatgggcatattccatagggtgaccactatgcccccacttcccctacaacAACCCATACACTATCAATAGTAATGACATTACTCGATCAGAATCAACTTaaagcagtattctagtctagaaatttgagaaaatcatttttttcttcatatttctgtagtttaggcattcaagaatataccctagaaaggacttatcgaaaatcctattatttaccgagttgtaGCCagtttagtgatgcggtatctaacctggtacggccataacaatgaacttcaaacgcgtttttctcgaaactaattttttcaaactgccgtatacgatatctcaagttctactgaaccgattcttgTCGAATttgtatggatacaatctgcaggcatctctctatcgcatgaacctcaaaaaacgatattttcaaaatttcactatttaaaaaaaaacggagaacgtcaaaaaaacgttttaaaccgcggccgccattttgtcaaaaaagatgtttctgacttgtccgaggttaaTGCGAGAGCAACATcgttactgattcagaatctgttcgattttttgcttcatataaccagaagggctggaatcgtgtacgccatggcacaactttatTTGAACCctttcacttcatcagctcttaactattctagttatgaatattttttctccgttctatttttgttttattattaaaaggtagatgaacaaataatgatataatggatggtaaaaaaatgggtgggttatatctatgatataaccgcgaggatgacgtgggactacctttgcTCAGCTTTGCtttgtattgatgaaattttttattgaatgaaacaatttccgaattcaattgaattcgatatatttgctttgtgagtaaagagattgaataaatgtcatgtaaggtcaattcatgaattgtgatagattatgttcttcgttacaagtaaatttaatgacagtccttttgcGTTTGGtatgacaaaatatgtgaacggaagaattatcaaacgaatattttattttacatttccctctttCCCTTTGCaactctcaagtgtacgtacttctcgaaccgcgaatttgcttgatttgatggatttcaggcactcagtttcaacTTTGATATAGCAAAAACTTGTTAGTCAGAACGATGCTCTCACTAGTCTGAAACACTTCAAACTTCGTAAAACATATTGCAATGAGAAGTGGCGATATGATAACTATAGTGCGATTGTCGAGCTCGACGCAGACAcattttttaaagttatgaATGTTGGGAAATTGAACTGCGGTTGGAATCGTTATCGTGTTTTAGATGGGCTTCAGGTCACTAGGTGTTACAAGTGTTGTGGGTTTAATCACAAGATGGCCGACTGCAAGGCAGAAATTGTGACTTGCCCTATATGCAGTGGAAACCATCAAGTTAAAGAGTGTAAATCTCGTACAGAAAAATGCGCTAACTGCGAAAAAATACGAGTAGAACGAAAGCTAAATATTGACGTCGAGCACTCTGCCTGGAGTAGCGAATGCCCGGTTTACATCAGCCAGCGAGACAGACGTAACAAGATGGTTGATTACTCTACATAGCAACTAACTTTCTACGTATCGTCGCCTCATCATCTCGAAGGAACACCGTTATCCGACCCGGGACGTAGAGCACAAAGCAGTAAGGAAGCCTCTGAATCACCTTGCTCAGTCGTGCCAACTACCTTCGAACAGCCACCGTACCTTCGCTCTTGTCCTTCAAGTCGTCCCGGCCCTGAGTATAGCGTTGACGAAGAGGTCTTCCGAACTGTCTTTCATGGCAAGTATTTGCTTGGTAATGGTAATTCTTGTCCTGATGTACATTCACCCAGCAGGACTGCGAAACAGAAAACAGATGTCACCTCAGATTCGTCTCTTCATCTTGGAAGAACACCATCATCCGACCCGGGACGCTCGACACAAAGCAGTAAGGAAGTCCCTGAATCACCTTGCTCAGTCGTGCCAATTATCTTCGAACAGCCACAGTACCTTCGCTCTTATTCTTCAAGTCGTCCCGGCCCTGAGTATAGTGTTGACGAAGGGGTCTTCCGAACTGTTTTCCATGGCAAGTATTCACTTGGTAATGGTAATTCTCGTCCTGATGTACATTCACCCAGTAGGACTGCGAAACAAAAAACAGATGTCACCTCTGATTCTTCTCATCATCTTGAAAGAACACCGTTATCCGACCCGGGACGCTCAACACAAAGCAGTAAGGAAGCCCCTGACTCACCTTGCTCAGTCGTGCCAACTATCTTCGAACAGCCACAGTACCTTCACTCTTGTCCTTCAAGTCGTCCCGGCCCTGAGTATAGTGTTGACGAAGGGGTCTTCCGATCTGCCTCCCATGGCAAGTACTCCATAAGGAACGGCAAACCTTGTTCTGATGTCTACTCACCCCACAGGAATGAGCAACAACAGAGAAATGGCAGTCCTGATTCCTCGGATATCTTAATTTACTACCAAAACGTTGGTGGTATCAACAGCTCTCTCGTAGAGTACCAATTGGCTCTGAGTGATGGCTCCTACGACATTTACGTCttttccgaaacctggctcaatGGAAACACTGCATCAAGTCAGCTGTTCGACAACTCTTACTCCGTCTACAGGCAGGATCGTTCGTCGCTGAATAGTAACAAACGCACGGGAGGTGGTGTATTGTTGGCTGTTCACTCAAGGATCAAATCCCGTACGCTCAATCCTCCGAGTTGCTCGACGGTAGAGCATCTGTGGATCGCTATTACCACTTTGAACGCTACACTTTACTTGTGCGTATTTTACATGCCTCCTGATAGGGTAAACGATGGACCTTTGATCAACCAACATCTTGACTCTCTCTATTGGGTTGTTTCACAACTAGAACCGAGAGACAACATTATGATCCTGGGCGACTTCAACTTGAGCTCAATCTCTTGGCATCATAACTCGCATGGTTTTCTCTACCCGGTTTCTTCTCAATCCTCGATCTGCTTGACATCACAAGAACTGCTTGATTCCTATTGCACCGCTGGACTGAGGCAAATGATaggaatcaaaaatgaaaacgaTCGCATACTTGATCTGTGCTTCGTCAACGAAGAACTATGTGAGCACTGCACAGTCATGCAAGGACCATCACCACTTGTTAAAATAGTGCGACATCATCCTCCTATACTGGTGAATCTCAATTTGAAACCTTTCCGACAATTTCACGATGCTTCTGAAAGTGTTTCGTACGATTTCAGTAAAACTGATTTTACCGCGATGAACAATTTCCTCGCACAAATCGAGTGGATAGATGTATTTCAAGGCTGTGACGCTAACCTCGCTGCATCGATCATGTCGAGTATTCTGCTGTATGCAATCGATCAGTTTGTTCCATTGAAGATGAAACGTGAGGATACCAAGCCTGCCTGGTCAAATAGTGCCCTGAAGTATCTTAAAAGAGTGAAGCAGTCTGCTTTAAGACAGTTCAGCAAGCACCGTACGGACTCAACAAGAGCGAAATATCTAAAGACGAATGCTGAGTATAAACAGCTCAATAATCGTCTCTTCAGTGCTTATCAAGACCGTCTGCAGAGACGCCTTAAGGTAAATCCTAAAGGATTTTGGCATTACGTCAAAGACCAACGTAAGGAATCCGGTCTACCATCTACGTTGACCAACGGTTTATTGGAAGCTGATACGACTACCGACATCGCTGACCTGTTTCGCTCTCAGTTCAGTAATGTGTTTGTCAATGAACACATCGATCCGCAGGATGTTGCTGCTTCTACCAGAAACGTACCTCGACTTCTTGCTTCTGAGCTGGATTTTGTTATCACTGACGACATGGTAATTGCAGCAACTAAGAACATGAAAACCTCCACAGGATGTGGTCCGGACGGCATTCCATCACTCGTCTTGAAAGGTTGTGTAGACACACTTGCGTCACCTCTAGCGACACTGTTCAATCTGTCCTTATCTTCCGGTGTATTCCCGAGATGCTGGAAAGAGTCGTATGTTTTTCCAGTATATAAGAAAGGATGCAAACGGAGCGTTTCGAACTATCGAGGTATTGCTGCATTATGTGCTTCAGGCGTTAATGCAAAAGTGTTCACAGTATATCTCATTGGAACAACACGGATTTATGCCTAAGCGTTCCACGACCACTAACTTGACGTGCTTCACCTCGTTcgtgatacatcaaattgagaaTGGACTACAAGTAGACGCTATCTACACCGACTTATCCGCAGCGTTTGATAAGATGAATCATCGAATAGCAGTAGCTAAATTCAAACAAACAAACTTGGAATGAGTAACCAAATGGTCATCTGGATCCGATCGTATCTCACTGGTCGTAGCATGGCAGTCAAAATTGGAGATCATGTTTCATCACCGTTTCCGGTTTGGTCTGGTGTTCCGCAGGGCAGTCACCTAGGACCATTTTTGTTCCTGCTGTACATGAACGATGTCAACTTCACTATGAAATGTCTGAAACTCTCGTATGCCGATGGCCTGAAGCTCTACTACGTGATACAGCAACCGCGAGACGCATTATTCCTGCAACAACAATTGGAAGCTTTTGCCGAATGGTGTCTAACGAACCGTATGTCGCTTAACGTGTCGAAGTGCTCCGTTATTTCATTCGGGCGTAAACACACACTCTTCTGCTTTGACTACACATTGGCAGGCGTACAACTCAAACGCGAATCAATAGTCAAGGACTTGGGGATTCTGATCGACGCTAAAATGAGTTTCAAAGATCACGTCACATATGCTGTATCTAAAGCCACTTCGCAATTGGGGTTTCTTTTTCGCTTTGCCAAAAAATTTAAGGACGTTTACTGCCTAAAAGCCTTATATTGTTCAATTGTGCGTCCTATCCTGGAATACTCATCCATTGCTTGGTCACCGCACTACCAAAATGGAACACAACGCATTGAATCTGTTCAAAGGAAATTCATCAGGTTTGCACTTCGTCACCTCAGCTGGAGGGATCCTTTGAATTTGCCAAGCTACACAAGCCGGTGTAAGCTCATCAACCTGGAACAATTGGCCGCGAGACGCAAGGTAACGAAAGCATGCTTCGTTGCAAATCTTTTGCAGGGCAATATCGATTGTCCTATACTGCTCAGTAGGCTGCACATTAACACCCGTCGTCGTCATCTACGATCACACTCATTTTTTATCATACCTCATGCTAGAACGAACTATGGCCTACATGAACCAGTGCGGAGTATGTGTCGTGTTTTCAATAAGTGTTACtttgtgtttgatttcaatGTATCACAAGAATCGAATAAGCGCGAATTTAGACGATTTTTTTGTTAGCTTACGGTGTTGTCAGTTTTAAAATTTGTGTtgttagtttaagttagtttaaGTACTAATGTCATTGGGGTGGAAATCATCTGTTGGCAAATACAAAGAAATACAAATATACACGTCGAACGcacattgtttaatcaataggcgttatcgcagcaaatagttatcaacattttgcctgatcatcaaatggtatgcgtagaaattcagttagcagaagatatgaaggcatatccttcaatgcaatcttgaataaacaAGCCAAAGCTTTGTGTTCGTActcgcttttgtaatccgtgttaggaaaacacttttcggagtgcaaaaaaatgagtgggttatatatatatgatataaccgcaaggtttacgtgggactaccttagcgtaacaatcattcgtttgtattgattaaattttcgattgaatgaaacaattcccaaatttgattgaattcaatatatttgctttgtgagtaaaaatattgtataattccatataaggtcaattcatgcattgtgatagattatgttctttgttacaagtaaatttaatgacagtccttttacgtttagtatgatgtctaggacaaattatgggaacggatgaattatcaaacgattattttattttacgtttccttttgaagtttgcatctctcaagtgtacgtatttcttgaaccgcgaatttacttgatttgatgaacttcagacactcagtttcgattttgacatgtacattgaacgcatattgtttaatcagtaGGCGTTATCGTAGCAAAcgcatatccttcaatgtaatcttgaataaccgagccaaagcgttgtgttcgtacctgcttttgtaatctgtgttaggaaaacacttttcggagtgcaaaaaaaaaaaacatgcgagtgcagaagtacccccggaagaacgttttaaggaaacatattctagtttgcacaaagggaagcgagtacaaaagtactcgcagtttgcatttatttgctgagcccATTTCCCCAGATATCttggtttgaagtctgtgttaaggaaacacatttcagtcggaacaaaaatgcccccgacttacatgtatatgcaatgccaatttccctaagctccatgtatttgaagtctgtgttagggaaacacatttcagtcggaacaaaaatacccccgactttcatgtatttgcaatgccgatctctccaacgctgcttgggtttgaagtctgtgttagggaactcatttcggtgagaaaaaaagtccccatactttcatgtatttgcaatgccgatttccccaaggctgcttggtattgatggctgtgttagggaaaccgtaggtcgggccaatcaaaatgaggcagttagggcgtttagataacgcttaacattttacaattattcatttgtttggctaatgaaaaataacattttatcaatagcgatagaagcgtagaaatattccctatcaaatgatgcaaacatctttccgatccagtaagaaatgttcgagttataagcattcggaatctttcattttttcctgcatgttctgtgtttaggttttcatctcaccccccatatactccggttagacgtagtcccacgtcaaaaaacatacgggtgcagaagtacccctggcttgcatgaatcaaccacttcaacttctactttttatacagtgaatttgaaagttcattcgcctttaatgtctgcacgatttgACAAGTTCCTGAGTTTAGCAGACCgtattaaggaaacatattctggtctgcacaaaggcaagcgagtataaaagtactcgcagtttgtatttatttgcaatgccaatttccccacgctccatggatttgaagtctgtgttagggaaacacatttcagtcggaacaaaaatactcccgacctacatgaatttgcaatgggGCTGATTCTGATGCGCGAATGAGAAGTGACAGCTCGCAAAAATTGTCGCACTCAATTTCCGAAGGCGACTGTGGTGAGATTTTtagcttgaatgaactctcatgaacactcattcaattctcgtgggcgattgcaatggaaaaacatgccattttgtgacttttgaagtcgaatcctcatttgttatcgactagtaccagtaatggtagccaaaaataggattaagCGTTTCCAATGGACTTGAACGATCTCTAATCATTCGCAATCATTCGCATATGTTTAATCAACTTGTGTGAGGCATCCTCGGTGTCATCCTCTAGTGAAAGAGCATCTTCACCAGTAGTTGCGGCTGGAGTATCATCTGTGCTCATAGCTTCGTCCATATCGATTCCAAGACCCAGCTTGACCATAAGATAGATGCGAGATGCGTGCACACCTGGCTCATCCAGTGAGAATCCAGACCACAACAGCGCAGTTTCGGACAGTAGAATTACAAGATGCTTGACAGCTTTATCATTTTTATCAGCTCATTGCCTATGGGTAAAATTCAGCttttaaatttattcaaatgCGATTATAAATATATCTTACCTTGATGGCTTTTATGTGAGGCGATTATAAAATTAATGTTAACTGCACTGTTATGAAGAATAGTCAACCTTCCACCAAACTTTTAGCGTAATTACAGAATCACCGGACACTAAGTCAAAACACAAATGCGGAATCAAAACACGGATaagaaatcaaaacaattgaaataacatacactcatattaatgcaaagggactatgcaa
Protein-coding sequences here:
- the LOC129761480 gene encoding uncharacterized protein LOC129761480 — encoded protein: MDRSPKLPQAGCGFYGAVAQNNQFCIRYATLNKPKEPSVGKTAESPVASLPTAGAAYFRRDLRQNEQQQRNGSPDSSDILIYYQNVGGINSSLVEYQLALSDGSYDIYVFSETWLNGNTASSQLFDNSYSVYRQDRSSLNSNKRTGGGVLLAVHSRIKSRTLNPPSCSTVEHLWIAITTLNATLYLCVFYMPPDRVNDGPLINQHLDSLYWVVSQLEPRDNIMILGDFNLSSISWHHNSHGFLYPVSSQSSICLTSQELLDSYCTAGLRQMIGIKNENDRILDLCFVNEELCEHCTVMQGPSPLVKIVRHHPPILVNLNLKPFRQFHDASESVSYDFSKTDFTAMNNFLAQIEWIDVFQGCDANLAASIMSSILLYAIDQFVPLKMKREDTKPAWSNSALKYLKRVKQSALRQFSKHRTDSTRAKYLKTNAEYKQLNNRLFSAYQDRLQRRLKVNPKGFWHYVKDQRKESGLPSTLTNGLLEADTTTDIADLFRSQFSNVFVNEHIDPQDVAASTRNVPRLLASELDFVITDDMGSHLGPFLFLLYMNDVNFTMKCLKLSYADGLKLYYVIQQPRDALFLQQQLEAFAEWCLTNPPNNGCGDARKGSVRGGVGKSFLVC